The following coding sequences lie in one Crassostrea angulata isolate pt1a10 chromosome 10, ASM2561291v2, whole genome shotgun sequence genomic window:
- the LOC128165864 gene encoding testis-expressed protein 2-like translates to MSKRESGPGRPPPPKNNSMNFSLKSLEDREEDEDLLTSMTGELDKKVSENRRVNEENKVLGRAAEGRAPPRPQTGPKLKEEDKFSKWKQNLSDISVVVRKKVSEKLEDISKELKPEAETESSSPPKVTTIKQRSIDNADLLSFVKKKEDFTCEKFSDAEDETSPKIRETVDDIQLVDDYFHDVAEPLEDFTGVQSLPELRFRNVSLQQKIRRTKSNVTTGMVSMSNLKARADVVAETIENVNTQENSSANSLYQTVTASGEAGSNQSPSAEKKNETSLVPWRKLITGIGCLICYWILPLPAYLSGVVFGVMMSSLGWKIYIWITQPPRQRDKPEIVPLDKLPPFILPNMKEAKFVDGVYKGWMNEIGEYDPFNHHINNTHPVQVLLEGTTLRLRRPKTNIPRRALWDEEKHIVKEFIHQRHFDIKGSSISLMPPELVTKRLWSKKYPIKIAFATAGKKIKAKDSETLDVDSGFELITEEKCDEDVVYLFARTSRDKETWFKRLVAAADGTPMKNPIGQIRKFYETSKKLVQQSGSNSQGDSLSNKRQGSVDSFSHKRQGSTDSVSSTCSSPASEKESILSPEQEMESFVRYMSRLMPGEMYDRFATMHSRNHQLIDCDEQLLWFNAFVSRCFWDFLRLPNWSQKVMEKLQKKLDTIHIPYFIEGLNITEVVLGNEMPVIRKASRPYFDENGFWIDLAVNYGGGARMTIETKANLMKLKDPVAGKDKVEKVKTKKLAITNEDAEDSAESSTDEEEEAAGEEESSGKSGQKFMRLLDKFTQSKYVQSAMDLKYIKKAMEGVSNTPIVLTVEVHFLSGELALNVPFPPTDRLWYGFRGNPKLTLVAKPKVGARQVTVTHITDWIERKLSVEFQRTIVLPNMDDLVIPLFNGYNPHHPEDKTTPA, encoded by the exons ATGAGCAAGCGTGAATCAGGACCGGGGCGCCCTCCCCCACCGAAGAATAACTCCATGAATTTCAGCTTGAAGTCACTGGAGGACCGAGAGGAGGATGAGGACCTTTTGACCTCTATGACAGGAGAGCTCGATAAAAAAGTGTCAGAAAACCGTCGagtaaatgaagaaaacaaagtACTCGGGCGAGCGGCAGAGGGACGTGCTCCACCCAGGCCGCAAACTGGACCAAAGCTGAAGGAGGAAGACAAGTTTTCCAAATGGAAGCAGAACTTGTCAGATATATCTGTTGTTGTGCGTAAAAAGGTGTCGGAAAAATTGGAAGACATTTCAAAGGAACTTAAACCAGAAGCTGAAACTGAAAGTTCATCTCCTCCCAAAGTCACAACTATTAAGCAAAGAAGCATAGACAATGCTGACTTGCTGTCTTTTGTCAAGAAAAAGGAGGATTTTACATGTGAGAAGTTTTCGGATGCAGAAGACGAGACTAGTCCCAAAATCAGGGAAACTGTGGATGACATTCAGTTAGTTGACGACTACTTTCATGATGTCGCTGAACCCTTGGAAGATTTCACTGGAGTTCAGTCCCTTCCGGAACTCCGTTTCCGTAACGTTTCACTTCAACAGAAGATTCGTCGTACCAAGTCCAATGTCACCACTGGAATGGTGTCGATGTCAAATCTGAAGGCTCGTGCAGATGTAGTCGCAGAGACAATAGAAAACGTCAATACTCAAGAAAACTCTAGTGCTAACTCTCTTTATCAAACTGTCACTGCATCAGGCGAGGCAGGATCTAATCAGAGCCCAAGTGCCGAGAAGAAAAACGAGACAAGCCTTGTCCCGTGGCGTAAATTGATTACAG GTATTGGTTGTTTAATTTGTTACTGGATACTGCCCCTCCCTGCATATTTATCGGGAGTTGTGTTTGGGGTGATGATGTCTTCACTAGGGTGGAAGATTTACATCTGGATCACTCAGCCCCCCCGACAGAGAGACAAACCAGAGATTGTCCCACTGGATAAACTGCCACCTTTCATACTGCCCAATATGAAAGAAGCTAAATTTGTAGATGGAGTATATAAG GGTTGGATGAATGAAATCGGAGAATATGATCCTTTCAACCACCATATCAACAATACTCATCCAGTACAAGTTCTACTGGAAGGGACCACACTGCGTCTTAGGAGACCCAAAACAAACATCCCAAGGAGAGCATTGTGGGATGAAGAGAAACACATCGTCAAGGAGTTTATCCATCAGAGGCATTTTGACATAAAAGGAAGCAGTATTTCTCTAATGCCACCTGAGCTAGTCACTAAAAGGCTTTGGAGCAAAAAGTATCCAATTAAGATTGCATTTGCCACTGCTGGAAAGAAAATAAAGGCCAAGGATTCAGAAACTTTGGATGTAGACTCTGGATTTGAGCTGATAACGGAGGAGAAGTGTGACGAGGATGTAGTGTATTTATTTGCTAGAACTAGTCGTGACAAAGAAACTTGGTTTAAGAGACTCGTAGCTGCAGCTGATGGAACCCCCATGAAGAACCCAATTGGgcaaattcgaaaattttatgaaacttcCAAGAAACTGGTTCAGCAGAGTGGCTCAAATTCTCAAGGTGATAGCTTGTCTAACAAGCGTCAAGGTTCGGTGGACAGCTTCTCACACAAGCGTCAAGGGTCAACAGATTCAGTGTCTTCCACTTGTTCATCTCCCGCCAGCGAAAAGGAGAGCATTCTGAGCCCAGAACAAGAGATGGAGAGTTTTGTTCGCTACATGAGTCGACTCATGCCTGGAGAAATGTATGACAGATTTGCCACCATGCATTCGCGGAATCATCAACTGATAGACTGCGATGAGCAACTGCTGTGGTTCAATGCTTTCGTTAGCCGGTGCTTCTGGGATTTCCTCAGACTGCCTAATTGGTCTCAGAAGGTCATGGAGAAACTTCAAAAGAAACTGGATACCATTCAT ATTCCATATTTTATTGAAGGATTGAATATCACTGAAGTTGTGCTGGGTAATGAAATGCCTGTCATTCGGAAGGCATCTAGACCTTACTTTGATGAGAATGGATTTTGGATTGACCTAGCAGTGAACTATGGGGGTGGTGCGAGGATGACAATTGAGACAAAGGCGAATCTAATGAAGCTCAAGGACCCAGTGGCTGGCAAAGACAAAGTAGAAAAAGTCAAGACTAAAAA ATTGGCAATCACTAATGAAGATGCGGAAGACAGCGCTGAGTCCTCCACAGATGAAGAAGAGGAAGCCGCAGGGGAGGAAGAGAG TAGTGGGAAATCAGGGCAGAAGTTCATGCGACTCCTAGACAAGTTTACCCAGTCCAAGTATGTCCAGTCAGCCATGGATCTGAAGTACATTAAGAAAGCCATGGAGGGGGTCTCTAACACTCCCATAGTTCTCACTGTAGAGGTTCACTTCCTGTCTGGAGAGCTGGCACTGAATGTTCCATTCCCACCCACCGACAGGCTCTG GTATGGATTTAGAGGAAATCCCAAATTAACCCTTGTAGCAAAACCTAAAGTTGGTGCTCGACAGGTCACAGTGACCCATATCACAGACTGGATTGAGAGGAAGTTGTCCGTGGAGTTCCAG AGAACCATTGTGCTGCCTAACATGGATGATCTAGTAATTCCTTTGTTCAATGGCTACAATCCTCATCATCCAGAAGACAAAACTACACCAGCATGA
- the LOC128166813 gene encoding serine/threonine-protein kinase/endoribonuclease IRE1-like, whose protein sequence is MCKIFLKLTGVFLLSLIGLITVAKTLQHSPVSVHESLIYVSTLSGTFHAVSKSTGKIVWSLDEEPVLKVPTAVGRLSFLPDPKDGSLYALSDGREGIKKLPFTIPQLVTASPCKSNEGMLYTGHKKDTWIAIDVTTGAKMQTLSSDGTQKMCPSSAEKVIYIGRTEYTINMFDSKTGSKRWNATFMDYSSHVGEVKEYELRHFTASSTGTAVTLDNKSGDVLWYTDFRSPVVAMYTMDHDGLQKVPFTSFAPETLDHLTGQLSSEHWRNKFLLHGKQQVFFPTLYVGEYEHGFFATNSLVDETTVTVAPKNQGPLLLEGPGISNLPQDVKQGTDHQEPGTHRDAITAHTVRRPEIMILGYHEVPDKAMSRFSPAFQIEDRSREEIVIPPNFSEEGGHSNATVSAADNSMVMKYLSSDVKFTITVALSLITIVAVVYYFPKRTEQSIKIMLQKQIEEQRERDKQQQSAQTSLQGRPSSSELYEAVPDGHYQVGKIFYNPKCVLGHGCEGTIVYRGRFDNRDVAVKRLLPECFTFADREVELLRESDQHSNVIRYFCTEADSQFRYIALELCLATVQDLITGKTQYTYKMDAIDILFQAMSGISYLHSLDIVHRDIKPHNVLLSQPDSKGQIRVMISDFGLCKKLAAGRISFSRRSGAAGTEGWIAPEMLDEEQRTTCAVDIFSVGCVFYYVLTKGKHPFGDSLRRQANILSGDHSLDGLPMTEGYLRRNLIEKMISYDPSERPTAKTVLQHPFFWSRERQLMFFQDVSDRIEKEAAESDVVQHLERGGLEVVKFDWRRHITVELQNDLRKFRTYKGQNVRDLLRALRNKKHHYRELPEEVKNSLGAVPDQFVCYFTSRFPKLLTHTYYAMMCCKQERVFHQYYNMEES, encoded by the exons ATGTGTAAAATCTTTCTCAAGCTTACTGGAGTGTTTTTATTAAGCCTTATAGGTTTAATAACAGTGGCAAAAACACTACAG CACAGTCCTGTGTCTGTCCATGAGTCGCTGATCTACGTGTCTACACTGAGTGGGACCTTCCATGCAGTCAGCAAGTCCACGGGCAAGATAGTGTGGTCGCTGGATGAAG AACCAGTGCTCAAAGTTCCTACAGCTGTAGG ACGACTGAGTTTCCTCCCCGACCCCAAGGACGGGAGCCTGTATGCGCTGAGTGATGGAAGAGAGGGGATTAAGAAGCTGCCCTTCACTATCCCCCAGCTGGTCACTGCCTCACCTTGTAAGAGCAATGAAGGGATGTTATACACAG GACACAAGAAGGACACCTGGATAGCCATTGATGTGACCACCGGAGCCAAAATGCAGACCCTGTCCAGCGACGGGACTCAGAAGATGTGTCCGTCCAGTGCTGAGAAGGTCATTTACATCGGCCGCACGGAATACACCATCAACATGTTCGACAGTAAAACCGGGTCAAAAAG ATGGAATGCTACATTTATGGACTATTCATCCCATGTAGGAGAAGTCAAGGAATATG AGTTGCGGCATTTCACTGCTAGTTCAACCGGAACTGCTGTAACCCTGGACAACAAATCAG GGGATGTGCTGTGGTACACAGATTTCCGCTCACCAGTGGTAGCCATGTACACCATGGACCATGATGGCCTACAGAAGGTCCCTTTTACCAGTTTTGCCCCTGAGACTTTGGACCACCTCACAGGGCAACTGTCTTCAGAACACTGGAGAAACAAGTTTCTGCTGCATGGGAAACAGCAAGTCTTTTT cccTACTTTGTATGTTGGTGAATATGAACATGGCTTTTTTGCCACCAATTCTCTGGTGGATGAAACTACAGTCACAGTTGCT CCTAAAAATCAAGGTCCCTTATTGCTGGAAGGACCTGGCATATCTAACCTACCACAGGATGTAAAGCAGGGAACAGACCATCAGGAGCCGGGGACCCATAGAGACGCCATCACCGCCCACACTGTCCGGCGGCCAGAGATCATGATACTGG GTTACCACGAGGTGCCAGACAAAGCCATGTCAAGGTTCTCGCCCGCCTTCCAAATCGAGGACCGCTCCAGGGAGGAGATAGTGATCCCCCCAAACTTCAGTGAGGAGGGGGGTCACAGTAACGCCACAGTGTCCGCCGCAGACAACAGCATGGTCATGAAGTACCTGAGCTCTGACGTCAAGTTCACCATCACTGTGGCCCTGTCCCTCATTACCATTGTGGCTGTTGTTTACTATTTCCCAAAG aGAACGGAGCAGTCCATAAAGATCATGCTGCAGAAGCAGATAGAGGAACAAAGAGAGAGGGACAAACAACAGCAGTCTGCCCAGACCTCTCTCCAGGGGAGGCCATCGTCCTCTGAACTCTATGAGG CTGTGCCAGATGGTCACTACCAAGTTGGAAAAATCTTCTATAATCCAAAATGTGTGTTAGGCCATGGCTGTGAGGGAACAATAGTGTACAG gGGCAGATTTGACAACCGAGATGTAGCAGTGAAACGTCTGCTACCGGAGTGCTTTACATTTGCTGACAGAGAAGTGGAACTGCTGAGAGAATCCGATCAACATTCCAATGTCATCCGATACTTTTGCACG GAGGCAGACAGTCAATTTAGATACATAGCGCTGGAACTGTGTTTAGCCACAGTTCAGGATCTCATCACGGGGAAGACacaatacacatacaaaatGGACGCCATTGATATCTTATTTCAGGCCATGTCTGGGATCTCTTATTTACACTCATTAGACATTG TTCATAGAGATATAAAACCACACAATGTTTTGCTGTCTCAGCCAGACTCTAAAGGTCAGATCCGGGTCATGATATCTGACTTTGGTCTCTGTAAGAAGCTGGCTGCAGGTCGGATATCATTTTCACGAAGATCCGGAGCTGCCGGCACAGAGGGATGGATTGCTCCGGAAATGTTGGATGAAGAACAGAGGACG aCCTGTGCTGTAGACATATTCTCAGTAGGGTGCGTGTTTTATTACGTGCTGACGAAGGGGAAGCATCCGTTTGGAGACTCGCTGAGGAGACAGGCGAACATTCTGTCGGGGGATCACAGCCTGGACGGTCTGCCCATGACAG AGGGATATCTAAGAAGAAATCTCATTGAGAAAATGATTAGCTATGACCCTAGTGAGAGGCCAACAGCAAAAACGGTGCTACAGCATCCCTTCTTTTGGAGCAGGGAAAGACAACTCATGTTTTTTCAG GATGTTAGtgacagaattgaaaaagaggcTGCAGAGAGTGATGTTGTGCAGCACTTGGAACGTGGGGGTCTGGAGGTGGTCAAGTTTGATTGGAGGAGACATATCACTGTGGAACTTCAAAATG ATCTGAGGAAGTTTAGAACATACAAAGGACAAAATGTGAGAGATTTATTGAGAGCTCTGAGGAACAAG AAACACCACTATAGGGAACTGCCAGAGGAAGTGAAGAATTCATTGGGAGCAGTGCCCGACCAGTTTGTGTGTTACTTTACCTCCCGTTTCCCCAAACTCCTCACCCACACGTACTATGCCATGATGTGCTGCAAACAGGAGCGGGTTTTTCATCAATACTATAACATGGAGGAGAGCTGA
- the LOC128165865 gene encoding protein canopy 4-like, with product MLKIFFGLTLVLLLNVVGFNCNDDDSGVILPSMCEVCKFFVTELQSRLDETGKTKETLHVGHGLDKKKKIVYNKSELRLTEALTDPHVCDKILEYNVHKERSGSNRFAKGRSETMETLHGLVNKGVKVELGIPHELWDAPSAEVTDMQRKCFKMAEEYEDEIEDWYFNQQDKDLMTYLCANRALRKDDKKCLTEKYELKGEREKVDTDEKTARKKNKKKSKGEEGDKDTKDEL from the exons TCAATTGTAACGATGATGATTCGGGAGTTATTTTACCAAGCATGTGCGAAG TGTGTAAGTTTTTTGTCACTGAACTGCAAAGCAGATTAGATGAAACTGGAAAGACCAAAGAAACTTTGCATGTTGGTCATGGATTAGACAAGAAAAAGAAGATTGTGTATAATAAGTC AGAATTGAGACTGACAGAGGCACTCACTGATCCACATGTTTGTGATAAAATCCTGGAATACAATGTTCACAAGGAAAGGTCAGGGAGCAATAGGTTTGCCAAAGGTCGTAGTGAAACGATGGAAACATTACATGgattagt AAATAAAGGAGTAAAAGTGGAGTTAGGAATTCCTCATGAACTGTGGGATGCACCCTCTGCTGAGGTGACAGATATGCAAAGAAAG tgtttcaaaatggcggagGAGTATGAAGATGAGATAGAAGACTGGTATTTCAACCAGCAGGACAAGGATCTGATGACATATCTGTGTGCTAACCGTGCCCTCCGCAAGGATGACAAAA AATGCTTAACAGAGAAGTATGAACTCAAAGGAGAAAGAGAAAAAGTTGACACCGATGAAAAAACTGCAAGGAAAAAGAATAAAA agaAATCAAAGGGAGAAGAAGGAGACAAGGATACAAAAGATGAATTATGA